CGCGTTCCGACGCGGATTTTCGACCTCAAGGGCTCGATGAGGAATCGCAAGGTACAGAGCACCGGGGAACGCAACGAGGTCCTGCTTGATGAGAACATGGTGGATTTCATCTACGAGACACCGCTCTTCACCCGAGAGCACTCTAAAAAGCTTCTGAGCCAAAGTGTTTGGAACGACACTCTCTTCCTGGGCCGTCAAAATGTCATGGATTATTCACTTATGATTGCTATTGACGAGAGCCGGTCGGAGTTGGTAGTCGGTGTTATCGACTGCATCCGTACCTATACGTGGGACAAGAAATTAGAATCATGGATCAAGGACCGTGGATTCGCCGGTGGTGGTAAGAACCGGCCCACTGTGACCAGTCCCAAGGAATACAAGAGTCGGTTCAGGGAAGCAATGGCCCGATACGTTCTTCAAGCACCAAGGTTAGTCAGTCCTCGTAAGATTTACATGGATTTAGTTCGCTGATGATACCTCCAGCTGTTGGAGTCAATTCCAACAGCCCCAGATGTATCGGTACACTCCGGTAGAGCAACCTCCAGGCCAGGCATACCATGCGTTGGATGGCGACACTGCCGAAGGAAATGAATCAGGTGGTTCCTAAAGGACTATCTAGCTTGATCTctatgatgacgatgaaagTATATGATTTTTATGACACGATCCATTAATTCCTTATGAAGATAGCGACATAGCGAAGGCGTTCACGGCATCAGCATAGCGAACTGCGCATACTCCCCTTTTGGAGGTTCCTTTTTGAGCATTCCCCTATGATTATCAATCCCGAGATGTATTAATCTAATGTATTGACTGGGGCTGTATTATGAAAAACGGCGTTGTGCACTTGTGTTTCAGTGTCTTCATACCAATCCCatgtatctatctatctatgcCAAGTCCACGTGAAAGCTGAAAACAGTCCCGGTTGAACCTCCAGTATTTTCCAAAGTTTTGAACGAcgaaaccaaagaaaaaggcaagaaaagagaacccaCCCAGATGGCAATGCCCAGACCATATTACGTACATGGCTAGTGATCGATGCTTATACTCGTTCCGTTTCACCGACCACCGTCCTCCCGAAAATCTCGGCAGAATTCGGGACACTTCGGGAATTTGATTTGCTCTGCACACCATTCCAATGCATATGCTTCGGGGGAGTAtatcttttcccttccctgtacctttcttttttttcccccctttctttctttcttatctGATCCTTCGCTTTCTGTACTCTAGGGTAGAGACAGTTTCGAGGGTTGTTTCTCAAATGTTATGAGACAGGATCAATGTCCTTTTTTAAAAGGTCCGCTACCATACATCCTTGGCAATGAGACATGCAAGTCTTCTATGAGGCATTTGCATTTACTGCAGCCTCGGTAGAGGGTATTCCCCGcattcatttttttttttattttctttttcggttCTTGTTAAGAGGGGAAGATCGCGCTCTTCCtttctacttcttctttctccctaTCCTTCGAGGAGAATGATTTGCTCCCTCAATCGCCTTGCTATGTACGGGGTATCTGGCTCTTGACCTACGGAACCAAAACCCATACCTGGAATGTGACTAACCTACAGTGACTCGAGACTTTTCTCCGTCTTAACCTAACGTGGATCCTGTTCCTCGAACTCAATTGACGAATCTGATTATTATGAATGTGAACATGAAGATCATTAATCTAGCTTTTGATCGCAAGAAACCACCAAAAAGCAGGCAGGCTAACTAACGCCAACTCAAGATGAATACAGATTATGTCCTGAAGGTGATTCTCCTCGTGTGCGCTTCCAGACCGAATGGGACAGATAAGAGCACACGGCCATTCACCTGACACCACCGCCAAGCTACACCCTCCCGACTAATGAATCTCGCATGGAAGGATTCGGGGTACAGGGGATCACTTTGAAGTGGGCGGAGCTTTCCGCTCGTCGAACTTAGCCGAGACCCGTTTACGACTCTGAGGTCACACCCTCGTCGCTACTTACCTACCCAGTTGCTGTCGTTACCACGTCATGCACCAAGGGTGATACTGCTGTCTGGATTTACTCAATCAGACCAAGGTTCTCCTCAGCTGGGACCACACGGACGGTGTTGGTGTGGCCCTGGCCTCCGCGCCAACCCTGGACACAGACAATGTTGTCTCCCTTGTTGATGATACCGAGCTTGATACCGTGGGAGATAGCCCACTTGAGACGGCGGTCAACGTCCTCCTGCCAGATCTTGACGTTGAAGTCGGGCTTGTTctcggggaagaggaagggcCAGACACCACGGTAGAGGTGAGAATACTAAGACAGACCGGTCAGCGCAATTCATGACGATAGATGATATACATAATAGGCAACTTACCCTCGAAGCTCTAGGGTTACGGGTGACCATCAGGATGGGGCACACAGGGCGGTACTTGGAAAGAAGGCGAGCAGTGTTACCACTTCACCAGCCAATTAGCTAACACGTCCAATTCGACGGGAGCAAGCGATACGTACCTGGTGGTCAAGACAACAATGGCACCGGCGTTAAGCTCAAGACTGGCGCTAACGGCAGCCATGGCGATGGACTCCACAGTATCAGTGGGGCGGGGAGCGAGGTTGCGCAACTCGTCAAAGACATTGAAGTGGGGAATGGCAACCTCGGCGAGCAAACAGGTCTCGCTCATCATCTTAACAGCCTCACAAGGGTATGAGCCCTTAGCGGTCTCACCAGAAAGCATGACACAGTCGGCTCCGTCAAGAACAGCGTTAGCGACATCGGACACCTCGGCACGAGTGGGGCGAGGGTTGTATGTCATGGACTCGAGCATTTGAGTGGCACAGATGACAGGCTTGCCCTTGATGTTGCACTTGgcgatcatcatcttctgagCGATGAAGACCTTGGGGGCGGGGATTTCGATACCAAGATCACCACGGGCGACCATAACACCGTCAGTCTCCTCGAGAATCTCGTCGAAGTTGTTGACACCCTGCTGGTTCTCAATCTTGGCGATGATCTGAATCTCCTTACCCTCTTCACCCAACACGTCACGAATGTGGCGGATGTCACTTCCCCGACGAATGAACGAGGCAAAGATCATGTCGACGCCGTTCTTGACACCGAACTTGAGATCACTGATATCCTTCTCGGAAAGGGCGGGAAGGTCAACATCGGTGCCGGGCAGGTTAACACCCTTGCGAGAGGAGATGTTGCCATTGTTAAGACACTTGACGCGCAGGGTCTTGTCGTCAACGACCTCCAGAACCTGGAAGGAGAGGATACCATCGTCGACATAGATGAGCTTTCCGGGAGCGATCACATTGGTAATGTTCTTATAGTCCAGGTACCTAACAATTACCTTGTTAGTCTGAACAAGCCGGGCTTCCTACCAAGCCATTCACGGATTGGTCTGGAGAATCGATATGAAGACTCACATGTTCTGGTCGTCGCTAGCATTAGCGTACTTCTCATCAGTGGTGATGTTGAGCTCGTGACCCTCCTTGATGGGGATATCCTTATCATCGGTAGTGTTTCCAGTACGGATTTCAGGTCCTTTCTGCAATGCCTGTTAGTATTGTTTAACCCTGAAAAAGCTCCGGTCCAGACTTACGGTATCAAGAGCAATGGCGAGGGGACGTCCGGTCTGGACTCTGGCGGCCTCACGGGCGTTGTCGATAACGGACTGGTGGTACTGTGGTGAAAGTTAGCAAACAAGACCTACGACGAAAAGACAGAACCCCGCGGACAGTGCTCAGCTCACCTCATACGAACCGTGGGAGAAGTTCATACGAACAACATTGAGACCGGCTATTGAATCGTTGTCAGCTAAAGAAATTATGGGGATCATCGGACTTCGCCGTACATCTGCGGAGAgcgttgatcttctccaccgaGTTGGTCTTAGGGCCTGCAATCAGAAAAGAACGTTAGCACCATCCATACGAATTACTGGCACCTGGTATAGGGTGAGGGGAGGACAAGGAGCCCTGAGCGTTTTATGGTAAACACATACCAATGGTGCCAATGATGGAGGTGCGGCGGAAGTTCTTCGCGGGCACCATCTCCGTGTTCAGCTTGGAGTGCCACTCCAGCTTCATACGGTTGCTCAAATGGTCGAGAGAACTGCTGGCGGCCATTTTGAAAGCTTCTCTGTCTACACtagaaggatgaagaggagaagatggtttgGGGGGGAGAGGAAGTTGTGATGTGGATGAATGGAAGAATtggggggggaagagggggGGGATGGGCGATAAAAAAAGATCGGAGAGGTTggccagagaaagagagccGGTGAGCGAGGGGCTgctttgggtttggtttgatTTGCGGGAGTGGGTGTGTGCCCGGGAGGGAAAATGTTGTTGGCCGCTTTCTCATTTGAGAGAGGTTGCCCACTACAGTATCTCCGGTCGGTTCCCCGCGGCTGCCACAACTCTTGGGATTTTTtccttatttctttttctccctttttaCAATGGATCGGCTGCCAGTAATTATTATTACCTTCACTAATTATTCATCCGATATCTATGTCAACTTTTGGTCACCCACGCAAAACAAATGATGTCGGAGGTCcgaaagaggaaggaaacCAAGAACCTCCATCTACTGCAGTGCCATCTGGCAATAGTTTCCCACACCCCACTTACAGGGCAGACCAAA
This Aspergillus flavus chromosome 1, complete sequence DNA region includes the following protein-coding sequences:
- a CDS encoding pyruvate kinase; this encodes MAASSSLDHLSNRMKLEWHSKLNTEMVPAKNFRRTSIIGTIGPKTNSVEKINALRRSGLNVVRMNFSHGSYEYHQSVIDNAREAARVQTGRPLAIALDTKGPEIRTGNTTDDKDIPIKEGHELNITTDEKYANASDDQNMYLDYKNITNVIAPGKLIYVDDGILSFQVLEVVDDKTLRVKCLNNGNISSRKGVNLPGTDVDLPALSEKDISDLKFGVKNGVDMIFASFIRRGSDIRHIRDVLGEEGKEIQIIAKIENQQGVNNFDEILEETDGVMVARGDLGIEIPAPKVFIAQKMMIAKCNIKGKPVICATQMLESMTYNPRPTRAEVSDVANAVLDGADCVMLSGETAKGSYPCEAVKMMSETCLLAEVAIPHFNVFDELRNLAPRPTDTVESIAMAAVSASLELNAGAIVVLTTSGNTARLLSKYRPVCPILMVTRNPRASRYSHLYRGVWPFLFPENKPDFNVKIWQEDVDRRLKWAISHGIKLGIINKGDNIVCVQGWRGGQGHTNTVRVVPAEENLGLIE